The Fragaria vesca subsp. vesca linkage group LG2, FraVesHawaii_1.0, whole genome shotgun sequence genome includes a window with the following:
- the LOC101294435 gene encoding F-box protein CPR30-like yields the protein MVWIVFARPQVDTLGSQVKVYSMNSNSWKTVESFPYTQISRERAIPLNGAVYWTAEDNFMSNNVVALDLTIETFKVFSTPFTVVRYPEGVSLNELGGCLCLCVIHLFESCVVEVWRMDEYGVGIWSHFYNVTMNVAYNYFYWYDFVINTEEQVTILGLSRFFSAAICVANLGLLDDDLVISEDEGSKHNMSEDEGSEQDDMSADERFLQGSEQCETSEDEGSKQCETNEDEGSELSEDESSEQDDLD from the exons ATGGTTTGGATTGTGTTTGCACGCCCTCAAGTGGATACATTGGGTTCACAAGTGAAGGTCTACAGTATGAATTCCAACTCTTGGAAGACTGTTGAAAGCTTCCCTTACACACAGATTTCTAGGGAACGTGCCATTCCTCTAAATGGTGCTGTCTATTGGACCGCAGAAGATAATTTCATGAGTAACAATGTTGTTGCCTTGGATCTTACGATTGAAACATTCAAGGTGTTTTCCACGCCTTTTACTGTTGTTAGATACCCAGAGGGAGTTAGTTTGAATGAGTTGGGTGGTTGTTTGTGCTTGTGTGTTATTCATCTTTTTGAATCCTGTGTTGTTGAAGTCTGGAGAATGGATGAATATGGAGTGGGTATTTGGTCTCATTTCTATAATGTTACCATGAATGTTGCGT ATAATTACTTTTACTGGTATGATTTTGTGATAAACACGGAAGAACAAGTTACAATTCTTGGTCTGTCTCGCTTCTTTAGTGCAGCTATCTGTGTAGCCAACCTTGGCCTCCTTGATGATGATCTGGTGATCAGCGAAGACGAAGGGTCTAAACATAATATGAGTGAAGATGAAGGGTCTGAACAAGATGATATGAGTGCAGATGAAAGGTTCTTACAAG GGTCCGAACAATGTGAGACTAGTGAAGATGAAGGGTCCAAACAATGTGAGACCAATGAAGATGAAGGGTCTGAACTGAGCGAAGATGAAAGTTCTGAACAAGATGATCTGGATTAA
- the LOC101294731 gene encoding uncharacterized protein LOC101294731, with translation MDRDARNLMRPINSDFTSSSSSSSSNSDLFRSVQAALKRHRPLETSIRPKRMLAPRREVTKSSASSATHIDKNDSRGEATKGQDSTAKETIVRQHDVATIAKESLEDASVTVVSHSNSITHTFDENLDVPVDQTKPDIGPKDMSSCRFESQGIDAQKKVQFATGTLASSLEMEWVSTSQAEASGVINHDSKHHNILNTEPDSSLKSDGGISLLAKRTTAAQDQLHQFRNFLSQPMTQSSVVGPSCATTTSVHATSAPMSTTYCSSLNRGSHMAVEALKDSDVNPQPSNAPLRGTGALSNPQIAVATQPLTSAVDTQNGKNEYILSKEQKGLESEYQENPSVVDVKQTEAQACAEDVASARSQVTLPPNLCSDTKSEPLKSEKQEKAVSGKVAQARKKNKDSDLFIKVNGKLYQRLGKIGSGGSSEVHKVISSDCTIYALKKIKLKGRDYATAFGFCQEIEYLNKLKGKSHIIQLIDYEVTDKALLHAVLSGSINNKDGRVKDDGYIYMVLEYGEIDLAHMLSQKWKEMDGSNQTIDENWLRFYWQQILLAVSTIHEERIVHSDLKPANFLLVRGSLKLIDFGIAKAIMSDTTNIQRDSQVGTLSYMSPEAFMCNETDADGNTIKCGRPSDIWSLGCILYQMVYGRTPFADYKTFWAKFKVITDPNHQIVYEPVSNPWLLDLMRKCLAWDRNERWRIPELLQHPFLVPPVPTQPSSHEHSCKLLRLIGPNCSSGSEASKLLCQLKQLLEDPLPSTMSQLLTSRDQQCTLLSQVSKVCSQLQEQFQRNI, from the exons ATGGACAGGGACGCCAGGAACTTGATGCGTCCGATCAACTCCGATTTCACTTCCTCCTCCTCGTCTTCTTCCTCTAATTCCGACTTGTTCCGCAGCGTCCAGGCCGCCCTCAAGCGCCATCGCCCACTAG AGACAAGCATAAGGCCTAAGCGCATGTTGGCTCCTCGGAGAGAAGTAACTAAAAGTTCGGCTTCAAGTGCGACTCACATTGACAAAAATGATTCACGAGGTGAAGCTACAAAGGGTCAGGATAGTACTGCAAAGGAGACGATTGTGCGGCAACACGACGTGGCTACTATTGCTAAGGAAAGTCTGGAAGATGCATCTGTTACGGTGGTTTCCCATTCAAACAGTATCACGCACACGTTTGATGAGAATTTAGATGTGCCGGTAGATCAAACCAAGCCTGACATTGGTCCTAAAGATATGTCTTCCTGTCGTTTTGAGTCTCAAGGGATTGATGCTCAAAAGAAGGTCCAATTTGCAACTGGAACTCTTGCTTCTTCCTTGG AAATGGAGTGGGTTTCTACTAGTCAAGCAGAGGCATCAGGTGTCATAAATCATGACTCAAAGCACCATAATATTCTTAATACAGAACCGGACAGCTCTTTGAAGTCTGATGGTGGGATTTCCTTGTTGGCGAAGAGAACAACTGCAGCTCAAGATCAGTTGCATCAGTTTAGGAACTTCTTAAGCCAGCCTATGACTCAATCCTCAGTTGTCGGGCCATCATGTGCCACTACTACGTCTGTCCATGCTACTTCTGCACCTATGTCGACAACTTATTGTTCTAGTTTGAATCGTGGTTCTCACATGGCAGTAGAAGCCTTGAAAGATTCTGATGTAAATCCTCAACCATCAAATGCTCCTTTAAGGGGCACAGGTGCACTGTCCAATCCCCAGATAGCTGTTGCAACCCAACCTTTGACCTCTGCAGTTGATACCCAAAATGGAAAAAATGAATATATCCTTTCAAAGGAGCAAAAAGGCTTAGAGAGTGAATATCAGGAAAACCCTTCTGTTGTCGATGTGAAGCAAACTGAAGCCCAGGCATGTGCAGAAGATGTTGCCAGTGCACGATCTCAGGTTACTTTGCCCCCAAATTTATGTTCTGATACAAAGTCTGAGCCTTTAAAATCAGAAAAACAAGAAAAAGCTGTAAGTGGTAAAGTTGCACAAGCTCGTAAAAAGAACAAAGATTCTGACTTGTTTATTAAAGTTAATGGGAAGCTCTATCAGAGGCTTGGAAAAATAGGTAGCGGAGGCAGCAGTGAGGTCCATAAAGTCATATCATCAGATTGTACAATCTATGCACTTAAGAAAATCAAGCTGAAAGGGCGTGACTATGCCACCGCTTTTGGTTTTTGTCAGGAGATCGAATATCTGAATAAGCTGAAAGGAAAGAGCCACATCATACAGCTTATAGACTATGAG GTGACAGATAAGGCTTTACTGCATGCAGTATTGAGTGGCTCCATAAATAATAAAGATGGCAGAGTCAAGGATGATGGGTATATATACATGGTACTTGAATATGGAGAAATTGATTTGGCTCACATGCTCTCCCAGAAGTGGAAGGAAATGGATGGCTCGAATCAGACCATAGATGAGAACTGGCTACGATTCTACTGGCAG CAAATTCTTCTGGCAGTCAGCACCATACATGAAGAGCGTATTGTGCACTCTGACTTGAAGCCAGCCAACTTCCTGCTTGTGCGAGGCTCCCTTAAGCTAATTGATTTTGGGATTGCTAAAGCTATAATGAGTGATACAACCAACATCCAACGGGATTCGCAG GTGGGTACACTAAGTTACATGTCTCCAGAGGCATTCATGTGCAATGAGACTGATGCAGACGGAAACACTATCAAGTGTGGTCGGCCATCAGATATTTGGTCCCTTGGTTGCATCCTTTATCAGATGGTATACGGGAGGACCCCTTTTGCAGACTACAAGACCTTCTGGGCCAAGTTCAAAGTTATAACAGATCCTAACCATCAAATTGTATATGAACCAGTCTCCAACCCTTGGCTTCTGGACCTTATGAGGAAGTGCCTTGCCTGGGACCGCAATGAAAGATGGAGGATCCCTGAACTACTTCAGCACCCTTTTCTTGTTCCCCCGGTTCCAACCCAGCCATCTTCTCATGAGCACAGCTGTAAACTGCTTCGACTTATTGGCCCCAATTGTTCCAGTGGTTCTGAAGCCTCAAAGCTTTTGTGTCAGCTTAAACAACTGCTTGAAGACCCTTTGCCATCCACAATGTCTCAGTTATTAACATCGCGTGACCAACAATGTACATTGCTCTCCCAAGTGTCAAAAGTTTGCTCCCAGCTACAGGAACAATTTCAGAGAAATATATAG
- the LOC101294815 gene encoding uncharacterized protein LOC101294815 gives MSTTMAKPKSQRKPTKPTHQKIKKQNQNQNQNPQNKPEIKPPYWAVVRGLLTCKHLQAVQLLQQEGKHHPQKQQSEQLAAMEESKKCKKMRCSGSLCSNTKITHRPELGSPEIHKKRASSMGCSSSSTNETSSRSMKAPLHELNGVVSTSSSSLSASSNISSAGGSFRAMPFRRFSGCYECRMVVDPVLGFTRDPSLRGSICSCPECGAIFMKAENLELHQAVRHAVSELGPEDTSKNIVEIIFQSSWLKKQAPICKIDRILKVHNTQKTISKFEEYRDSIKAKATKLQLPNKKHPRCIADGNELLRFHCTTFDCSLGLNGSSNLCNSIPSCNVCSIIKNGFKVDRSELAGSSEILTTATSGRAHDMAEVAAEDGRRAMLVCRVIAGRVKKNADGQGGGGGGGGVEEYDSVAGAVGVYSNLDELYVFNPKAILPCFVVIYGGF, from the exons ATGTCTACAACAATGGCCAAACCCAAAAGCCAAAGAAAACCCACCAAGCCAACCCACCAAAAGATCAAGAAACAGAATCAAAACCAGAACCAGAATCCCCAAAATAAGCCAGAGATCAAACCACCCTATTGGGCTGTTGTAAGAGGCTTACTGACTTGCAAACATCTCCAAGCAGTTCAGCTACTACAACAAGAAGGTAAGCATCACCCACAGAAACAACAAAGTGAGCAACTAGCAGCCATGGAGGAATCCAAGAAATGCAAGAAAATGAGATGCTCTGGCTCATTATGCAGCAACACAAAAATCACACACCGGCCTGAGCTAGGATCTCCTGAAATCCACAAGAAAAGAGCTTCTTCAATGGGCTGCTCCTCTAGCAGCACCAATGAAACTTCAAGCAGATCCATGAAGGCTCCTCTGCATGAGCTCAATGGAGTTGTCTCTACCTCTTCTTCTTCACTATCCGCATCTTCAAACATCTCATCTGCTGGTGGGTCATTCAGAGCAATGCCTTTCAGAAGATTCTCAGGTTGCTATGAGTGTAGAATGGTGGTTGACCCAGTTCTTGGTTTCACCAGAGACCCTTCTCTTAGGGGAAGCATTTGTTCATGTCCTGAATGTGGTGCCATTTTCATGAAAGCCGAAAACCTGGAGCTTCATCAAGCTGTTAGGCATGCAG TTTCCGAGCTTGGTCCAGAGGACACGAGCAAGAACATAGTGGAGATCATATTCCAATCCAGCTGGCTCAAGAAACAAGCCCCTATCTGCAAGATCGATCGGATCCTAAAAGTCCACAACACACAGAAAACCATCTCCAAATTCGAAGAGTACCGAGACTCCATCAAAGCCAAAGCCACCAAGCTGCAGCTCCCGAACAAGAAACACCCACGTTGCATTGCCGACGGCAACGAGCTTCTCAGGTTCCACTGCACCACCTTCGACTGCTCTTTGGGCCTCAACGGCTCCTCCAACCTCTGCAACTCCATCCCAAGCTGCAATGTCTGCAGCATTATCAAGAACGGCTTTAAAGTTGATCGGAGTGAGTTGGCCGGAAGTAGTGAGATTCTGACAACGGCGACAAGCGGGAGAGCGCATGACATGGCCGAGGTGGCGGCGGAGGACGGCCGGAGGGCGATGCTGGTGTGTAGAGTGATAGCTGGGAGAGTGAAGAAAAATGCGGATGGACAAGGTGGCGGTGGCGGTGGTGGTGGGGTGGAAGAGTACGACTCGGTGGCCGGAGCTGTGGGGGTGTATTCGAATTTGGATGAGTTGTATGTGTTTAATCCCAAGGCTATTTTGCCTTGTTTTGTTGTCATATATGGAGGGTTTTAG
- the LOC101295017 gene encoding pentatricopeptide repeat-containing protein At4g08210-like, producing the protein MYLNRIAIALRHCGRIQAFNHGKAFHSQLIKLGIMADVFLSNNLISLYAETPRLINDAQKLFDEMPQRNIVTWTTMVSAYTKCGRGGEGLRMYRDMVEWGLERPNGFMYSAVLKACGAVGKVGLGREVHKRVCGEGLEFDTVLMNAVLDMYVKCGRLGEAKRVFDGMLERNWMSWNVMISGCCKAGLMEEAVGLLRRMKEPNAASWNSIIAGFVSNGSRLALEFVRLMHREGFLLDCYTFPCALKTCGSLASGEQIHCNVVKTGFESDSFALSALVDMYANFNELNAAVKLFDQYSRCSGSINLALWNSMLSGCVINKHNRAALDLVSKVHCSGARMDCYTYSGALKACINLLNLRLGRQVHGLVVTAGYELDYVVGSILTDLYAKVGNIKDALGLFHRLPVKDTVAWSGLIIGCAKIGLSWLAFQLFRDMVYLGVVVDHFVISYVLKVCSSLTSLGSGKQVHAFCVKSGYASEGVVVTSLIDMYSKCGDIDNGLAMFDSLADRDTVCWTGIIVGCGQNGRADEAIRLFNMMTESGLKPNEVTYLGVLSACRHAGFVEKARTIFSSMEKEHGLEPRVQHYYCMIDILGQAGCFEEALDFISKLPFEPDQIIWRSLLGACGTHKNTELVNIVADHLIASSPEDPSTYVTLSNVYAELGMWVDLSKIRTAVRQVGAKTEGKSWIEISV; encoded by the coding sequence ATGTACTTAAACCGCATTGCCATAGCTCTCCGCCACTGCGGCCGAATCCAGGCCTTCAATCACGGCAAGGCATTCCACTCCCAGCTGATCAAACTCGGCATCATGGCCGATGTTTTCCTCTCCAATAATCTAATCTCCTTGTACGCTGAGACACCTCGTTTGATTAACGATGCACAGAAGCTGTTCGACGAAATGCCCCAGAGAAACATTGTCACTTGGACGACGATGGTCTCTGCGTATACGAAGTGTGGGAGAGGCGGTGAGGGTTTAAGGATGTATAGGGATATGGTAGAGTGGGGTTTGGAGAGGCCTAATGGGTTTATGTACTCGGCTGTGTTGAAGGCTTGCGGCGCGGTGGGGAAGGTTGGATTGGGGAGGGAGGTTCATAAGAGGGTATGTGGGGAGGGATTGGAGTTTGATACGGTTTTGATGAATGCGGTTTTGGATATGTACGTGAAATGTGGGAGGTTGGGTGAGGCCAAGAGGGTGTTTGATGGGATGTTGGAGAGGAACTGGATGTCGTGGAATGTGATGATTTCGGGGTGTTGTAAGGCTGGTTTGATGGAGGAGGCGGTGGGGCTGTTGCGGCGGATGAAAGAGCCGAATGCTGCTTCATGGAATAGTATTATTGCTGGTTTTGTGAGTAATGGGAGCCGCCTTGCGTTGGAGTTTGTGAGGTTAATGCACCGGGAAGGGTTCTTGCTTGATTGTTATACTTTTCCGTGTGCTTTGAAGACATGTGGTTCGTTAGCCTCTGGAGAGCAGATCCATTGTAATGTTGTGAAGACCGGTTTTGAGTCTGATAGTTTTGCTTTGTCAGCACTGGTTGATATGTATGCGAATTTCAATGAGTTAAACGCAGCGGTAAAGCTGTTTGATCAGTACTCAAGGTGCAGTGGTTCCATTAATTTGGCACTTTGGAATTCCATGCTTTCTGGTTGTGTCATTAACAAACATAATCGTGCAGCTCTGGACTTGGTTTCAAAAGTCCATTGCTCAGGTGCACGGATGGATTGTTACACTTATAGTGGTGCTCTAAAGGCCTGTATTAACTTGCTTAACTTGAGACTTGGTCGTCAAGTGCATGGTTTGGTTGTCACCGCAGGATATGAGTTGGATTATGTTGTTGGAAGCATTCTTACAGACCTGTATGCAAAAGTGGGAAACATTAAGGATGCATTGGGGTTGTTTCACAGGCTTCCAGTGAAAGACACTGTAGCCTGGTCTGGTTTGATCATAGGGTGTGCTAAAATTGGACTGAGCTGGTTAGCATTTCAACTGTTTAGGGATATGGTGTATTTGGGTGTAGTAGTAGATCATTTTGTCATTTCATACGTTCTGAAAGTTTGCTCCAGTTTAACATCTCTTGGAAGTGGCAAACAGGTTCATGCTTTCTGTGTTAAGAGTGGATATGCATCTGAGGGGGTTGTAGTGACATCACTGATTGACATGTACTCAAAATGTGGTGACATAGACAATGGGTTGGCTATGTTTGATTCTTTGGCAGACAGAGACACTGTGTGTTGGACAGGAATTATTGTGGGGTGTGGGCAAAATGGAAGAGCAGATGAAGCAATTAGACTTTTCAATATGATGACAGAATCAGGGTTGAAGCCGAACGAAGTTACATATCTAGGAGTTCTTTCTGCATGCAGGCATGCTGGTTTTGTTGAAAAGGCAAGGACCATTTTTAGTTCTATGGAAAAAGAGCACGGACTGGAACCTCGTGTACAGCATTATTATTGCATGATTGACATTCTCGGTCAAGCTGGATGTTTTGAAGAGGCTTTAGATTTCATTTCTAAGTTGCCATTTGAGCCTGACCAGATCATATGGAGATCATTGCTTGGAGCCTGTGGAACTCATAAAAACACTGAACTAGTAAATATCGTGGCTGATCACCTTATTGCAAGTTCACCTGAAGACCCTTCCACGTATGTGACACTTTCAAATGTTTACGCAGAATTAGGAATGTGGGTTGATTTAAGCAAAATTAGAACAGCTGTCAGGCAAGTGGGTGCAAAAACAGAAGGAAAGAGCTGGATTGAAATTTCAGTATAA
- the LOC101295307 gene encoding uncharacterized protein At1g04910-like: MGAKAKSHHHYNGGNGGGCGGSESSSSNSPSPPPSPRRNSSSLVFHHRRKLRSKPMSVVAGFLVLRRFLRLLVVLPVLYVSGLVMCVGVGPFCSLVGHTPHPGSVYRSHEMFQLLWPHIQADNSTPIELSSVWRYRRKLKEQKPCPHSTAGPQSDNAAPSGYLIVEVNGGLNQQRSAICNAVALAGVLNAILVIPRFEFNSVWRDQSTFSDIYDEEHFTATLEGYVRVVKELPEALLERYDHNISNIPNIRVEAWAPVRYYTGEVYPVLQSQGVVRIAPFANRLSMSVPPPIQHLRCLSNYEALQFSSSISNLAKKLVERMTEKSSRSGGKYVSIHLRFEEDMVAFSCCLYDGGEAEKAEMNLVRQRGWGNKFKSKGGVTLPGLNRINGKCPLTPLEVGMMLRGMGFDNTTSIYLASGKIYWAEKHLAPLLKMFPYLHTKESLATPDELAPFKGYSSRLAALDYTVCLFSEVFVTTQGGNFPHFLMGHRRFIHGGHSKTIVPDKRKLVVLLQDMGISWTDFRLEMQTMLRESDRKGMIIPRVKKFTRKSSVYTYPLPECRCLQRHNNTQIVPSTLSSLMTKL; encoded by the exons ATGGGAGCCAAAGCCAAGTCCCACCACCATTACAACGGCGGCAATGGCGGTGGCTGCGGCGGCAGCGAGAGCAGCAGCAGCAACTCTCCTAGCCCGCCACCGTCACCGCGTCGTAACTCTAGCTCATTAGTTTTCCACCACCGCCGGAAACTCCGGTCGAAACCCATGTCGGTCGTCGCCGGCTTCCTGGTCCTCCGCCGGTTCCTGCGGCTGCTGGTGGTTCTGCCCGTGCTCTATGTCTCTGGACTTGTCATGTGTGTCGGTGTGGGCCCATTTTGCTCTCTGGTTGGTCATACCCCTCACCCCGGTTCGGTTTACCGGAGCCACGAGATGTTTCAGCTACTCTGGCCTCATATTCAGGCCGACAATTCCACTCCGATCGAG TTGTCATCCGTGTGGAGATACAGAAGGAAGCTGAAAGAACAGAAACCTTGTCCACATTCAACTGCAGGACCACAGTCCG ACAATGCTGCCCCTAGTGGTTACTTGATAGTGGAGGTAAATGGCGGTCTTAACCAACAACGCTCTGCG ATTTGCAACGCTGTGGCTCTTGCTGGAGTTTTGAATGCAATTCTAGTTATTCCTCGCTTTGAATTCAATAGTGTTTGGAGAGATCAAAG TACTTTTAGCGATATATATGATGAAGAGCATTTCACAGCTACCCTTGAGGGCTATGTTAGAGTGGTTAAAGAACTACCTGAGGCACTGCTGGAGAGATATGATCACAACATCAGTAACATACCAAATATTCGTGTTGAAGCTTGGGCTCCTGTCCGGTATTACACAGGAGAAGTTTATCCTGTTCTGCAGAGCCAGGG GGTTGTAAGGATAGCTCCATTTGCTAATAGGTTATCGATGAGTGTCCCACCTCCTATTCAGCATCTAAGATGCCTTTCTAATTATGAAGCATTGCAATTCTCGTCTTCCATATCAAATTTGGCAAAGAAGCTAGTTGAACGAATGACAGAGAAGAGTTCAAGGAGTGGTGGAAAGTATGTTTCAATCCACCTCCGTTTTGAGGAG GACATGGTGGCATTCTCATGCTGCTTGTATGATGGAGGAGAGGCAGAAAAAGCGGAAATGAATTTAGTACGACAGAGGGGGTGGGGAAATAAGTTCAAAAGTAAAGGCGGTGTAACTCTGCCCGGTTTAAATAGGATTAATGGAAAATGTCCACTCACCCCCTTGGAG GTTGGAATGATGCTAAGAGGTATGGGATTTGATAATACTACTTCAATATATTTAGCCTCGGGGAAAATATATTGGGCAGAAAAGCATTTAGCCCCTCTGCTGAAGATGTTTCCCTATCTGCACACTAAAGAGTCACTTGCAACGCCAGATGAGCTTGCTCCATTTAAG GGATATTCTTCAAGATTGGCAGCTTTGGACTATACAGTATGCTTATTTAGTGAGGTTTTTGTAACAACCCAAGGTGGGAACTTTCCACATTTCTTAATGGGTCATCGGAGATTCATCCATGGTGGACATTCCAAGACTATTGTGCCTGATAAGCGCAAGCTTGTTGTTTTGCTGCAGGACATGGGTATCAG TTGGACAGATTTCAGACTTGAGATGCAAACAATGCTCAGAGAAAGTGACCGCAAGGGAATGATTATACCGAGAGTGAAAAAGTTTACACGAAAATCTTCTGTGTACACTTACCCTTTGCCAGAATGTAGATGTCTACAAAGACACAATAACACTCAGATTGTCCCATCTACACTCTCGAGTTTGATGACAAAGCTGTGA